From one Nocardioides scoriae genomic stretch:
- a CDS encoding ABC transporter ATP-binding protein, whose protein sequence is MADIVLDHVVKRYPDGALAVDDFNLHIADGEFIILVGPSGCGKSTTLNMVAGLEDITQGELRIDGKVVNDKAPKDRDIAMVFQSYALYPHMTVGENMAFPLTLAGVDKATIKTKVDEAATMLELTQHLDRKPANLSGGQRQRVAMGRAIVRNPKAFLMDEPLSNLDAKLRVQMRTQVSRIQKSLGTTTLYVTHDQTEAMTLGDRVVVMRGGIVQQVGSPSELYESPRNLFVAGFIGSPAMNFLPATIEGDTLQTGLGPLQMPDRIRQAVSRAKGKQVIVGIRPEHFEDAALVGDKPGSTFDVGVDLVESMGSDVFAYFTIRGDAAASRDLDDLAADTGQDMHGEGTQVNARLDAAARVRSGEQAHLWVDTSKMHVFDADTGDNLTDTSHAEAGTPA, encoded by the coding sequence GTGGCTGACATCGTCCTGGACCACGTGGTCAAGAGGTACCCCGACGGCGCGCTGGCCGTCGACGACTTCAACCTGCACATCGCCGACGGCGAGTTCATCATCCTGGTCGGCCCCTCGGGCTGCGGGAAGTCCACGACGCTCAACATGGTCGCCGGGCTCGAGGACATCACCCAGGGCGAGCTGCGCATCGACGGCAAGGTCGTCAACGACAAGGCGCCCAAGGACCGCGACATCGCGATGGTCTTCCAGTCCTACGCGCTCTACCCGCACATGACGGTGGGGGAGAACATGGCGTTCCCGCTCACGCTGGCGGGCGTGGACAAGGCGACGATCAAGACCAAGGTCGACGAGGCCGCGACCATGCTGGAGCTGACCCAGCACCTCGACCGCAAGCCGGCCAACCTCTCGGGCGGCCAGCGCCAGCGCGTCGCCATGGGCCGCGCGATCGTGCGCAACCCCAAGGCCTTCCTCATGGACGAGCCGCTGTCCAACCTCGACGCCAAGCTGCGCGTGCAGATGCGCACCCAGGTCTCGCGGATCCAGAAGTCGCTGGGCACCACCACCCTCTACGTCACCCACGACCAGACCGAGGCGATGACGCTCGGCGACCGCGTCGTGGTGATGCGCGGCGGCATCGTGCAGCAGGTCGGCTCGCCCAGCGAGCTCTACGAGAGCCCCCGCAACCTGTTCGTCGCCGGCTTCATCGGCAGCCCCGCGATGAACTTCCTGCCCGCCACCATCGAGGGCGACACCCTGCAGACCGGCCTCGGCCCGCTGCAGATGCCCGACCGGATCCGGCAGGCGGTCAGCCGGGCCAAGGGCAAGCAGGTGATCGTCGGCATCCGTCCCGAGCACTTCGAGGACGCCGCGCTGGTCGGCGACAAGCCCGGCTCGACGTTCGACGTCGGCGTCGACCTGGTCGAGTCGATGGGCTCCGACGTGTTCGCCTACTTCACCATCCGCGGCGACGCCGCCGCCTCGCGCGACCTCGACGACCTCGCCGCCGACACCGGCCAGGACATGCACGGCGAGGGCACGCAGGTCAACGCGCGCCTCGACGCCGCCGCCCGGGTGCGCTCCGGCGAGCAGGCCCACCTGTGGGTCGACACCTCGAAGATGCACGTCTTCGACGCCGACACCGGCGACAACCTCACCGACACCAGCCACGCCGAGGCAGGCACCCCCGCCTGA
- a CDS encoding carbohydrate ABC transporter permease: MSTTTSRPQETDDEGVAIARKRASEGKRAERRLGMMLCAPAVLVMIAVTAYPILYAIYLSFFKADLRLPGQNEFIGLDNYVTVLTSGIWWNAFGVTMFITVISTFFELVLGMVLAVVMHRTLVGRGLVRTSALVPYAIVTVVAAFSWRFAWTQGLGWLAGDSAPLTDKWTAIWIIILAEVWKTVPFMALLLMAGLALVPEDLLKAASMDGATAWQRFWKITVPLIKPSILVALLFRTLDAFRIFDNIYVLTGGSNGTASVSGVAYNNLIRGLNLGIGSAMSVLIFLTIAIIAFVFVKLFGAAAPGQGESR, encoded by the coding sequence GTGAGCACGACGACCAGCCGACCCCAGGAGACCGACGACGAGGGCGTGGCGATCGCCAGGAAGCGCGCCAGCGAGGGCAAGCGGGCCGAGCGCCGCCTCGGCATGATGCTCTGCGCACCCGCGGTGCTCGTGATGATCGCCGTCACGGCGTACCCGATCCTCTACGCGATCTACCTGTCGTTCTTCAAGGCCGACCTGCGGCTGCCGGGTCAGAACGAGTTCATCGGCCTCGACAACTACGTCACCGTCCTGACCAGCGGCATCTGGTGGAACGCCTTCGGCGTCACGATGTTCATCACGGTGATCAGCACCTTCTTCGAGCTGGTCCTCGGCATGGTCCTGGCGGTGGTGATGCACCGGACGCTGGTGGGTCGCGGCCTGGTCCGCACCTCGGCGCTGGTGCCGTACGCCATCGTCACCGTGGTGGCCGCCTTCTCCTGGCGCTTCGCCTGGACCCAGGGGCTGGGCTGGCTGGCCGGCGACTCCGCGCCGCTGACCGACAAGTGGACCGCGATCTGGATCATCATCCTGGCCGAGGTCTGGAAGACGGTGCCGTTCATGGCGCTGCTGCTCATGGCCGGCCTCGCGCTGGTGCCCGAGGACCTCCTCAAGGCGGCCTCGATGGACGGCGCCACCGCCTGGCAGCGCTTCTGGAAGATCACGGTCCCGCTGATCAAGCCCTCGATCCTGGTGGCGCTGCTGTTCCGCACCCTCGACGCGTTCCGCATCTTCGACAACATCTACGTGCTGACGGGCGGGTCCAACGGGACGGCCTCGGTGTCCGGCGTCGCCTACAACAACCTGATCCGCGGGCTCAACCTCGGCATCGGGTCGGCGATGTCGGTGCTGATCTTCCTCACGATCGCGATCATCGCCTTCGTGTTCGTCAAGCTCTTCGGAGCGGCCGCCCCGGGGCAAGGAGAGAGCCGATGA
- a CDS encoding nicotinamidase — MSQALIVVDVQNDFCEGGSLPVTGGAAVAAKISELLGGATSYDAVVATRDHHVDPGAHWSSDPDYVDTWPRHCEVGTTGEEFHPDLVNRPFDAIFLKGEHQAAYSGFEGTASDGSALADWLRERGVDHVDVCGIATDHCVRATALDAVRAGFSTRLLGDLCAGVAPASTEAALAEMREAGVQLA, encoded by the coding sequence ATGAGCCAGGCGCTGATCGTCGTCGACGTCCAGAACGACTTCTGCGAGGGGGGCTCGCTGCCGGTCACCGGTGGCGCCGCCGTCGCGGCCAAGATCTCCGAGCTGCTCGGCGGGGCGACGTCGTACGACGCGGTCGTGGCCACCCGCGACCACCACGTCGACCCGGGCGCCCACTGGTCGAGCGACCCCGACTACGTCGACACCTGGCCCCGGCACTGCGAGGTCGGCACGACGGGCGAGGAGTTCCACCCCGACCTGGTCAACCGGCCCTTCGACGCGATCTTCCTCAAGGGCGAGCACCAGGCGGCGTACTCCGGGTTCGAGGGCACCGCCTCCGACGGCTCCGCCCTGGCCGACTGGCTCCGCGAGCGCGGCGTGGACCACGTCGACGTGTGCGGCATCGCCACCGACCACTGCGTCCGCGCCACCGCCCTCGACGCCGTCCGCGCGGGCTTCTCCACGCGCCTGCTCGGCGACCTGTGCGCCGGCGTCGCCCCCGCCTCCACCGAGGCCGCGCTCGCCGAGATGCGCGAGGCCGGCGTCCAGCTCGCCTGA
- a CDS encoding glycoside hydrolase family 13 protein, with protein MTENTPAQPATQPAGQSATSAPWWRHAVIYQVYPRSWADGDGDGMGDLPGITSRLPHLRDLGVDAVWLSPFYTSPQHDAGYDVADYRDVDPRFGTLADADAMIARAHELGLRVIVDIVPNHSSSDHVWFQEALAAAPGSPERARYVFRDGKGPDGAEAPNNWISNFGGPAWTRVTEADGSPGQWYLHLFDVTQPDFDWDNPEVGDEMERNLRFWLDRGVDGFRIDVAHGLVKAEGLPDDAVLSHEMLGRTADHPMWDQPDVHEIYRRWRRVTDSYAVEGEDADRILCAEAWVTPAEALAAYVRPDELHQGFNFPFLVTPWSAPHLRDSIGESLAAVEPHGAVQTWVLSNHDVVRHASRLGYPVVPEPVRMGGIGPEDPQPDAELGLRRARAATAMMLALPGSAYLYQGEELGLPEATELPDDVLEDPTWVRSGHTERGRDGCRVPVPWEGDAPSCGFGPTEASWLPQPEVYADLAVDRQTGVPGSTLELYRELLRLRREHHLGTRTLTWVDLGDDVVAFDLHGDGATVRVVTNVGGSDVQLPADAEVLVSSLGLEGATLPADSTAWLHLG; from the coding sequence ATGACCGAGAACACGCCTGCCCAGCCCGCGACGCAGCCCGCTGGCCAGTCCGCCACGAGCGCGCCCTGGTGGCGCCACGCCGTCATCTACCAGGTCTACCCGCGCTCGTGGGCCGACGGCGACGGCGACGGCATGGGCGACCTGCCCGGCATCACCTCGCGGCTCCCGCACCTGCGCGACCTCGGCGTCGACGCCGTCTGGCTCTCGCCCTTCTACACCTCGCCGCAGCACGACGCGGGGTACGACGTGGCCGACTACCGCGACGTCGACCCGCGCTTCGGCACGCTGGCCGACGCCGACGCCATGATCGCCCGCGCCCACGAGCTCGGCCTGCGGGTCATCGTCGACATCGTCCCCAACCACTCCTCGAGCGACCACGTCTGGTTCCAGGAGGCCCTCGCCGCGGCGCCCGGCAGCCCCGAGCGCGCGCGCTACGTCTTCCGCGACGGCAAGGGCCCCGACGGCGCCGAGGCGCCCAACAACTGGATCAGCAACTTCGGTGGTCCGGCGTGGACGCGGGTGACCGAGGCCGACGGGTCGCCCGGCCAGTGGTACCTCCACCTGTTCGACGTCACCCAGCCCGACTTCGACTGGGACAACCCCGAGGTCGGCGACGAGATGGAGCGCAACCTGCGCTTCTGGCTCGACCGGGGCGTCGACGGCTTCCGCATCGACGTCGCCCACGGCCTGGTCAAGGCGGAGGGCCTGCCCGACGACGCCGTGCTCAGCCACGAGATGCTCGGCCGCACCGCCGACCACCCGATGTGGGACCAGCCCGACGTCCACGAGATCTACCGCCGCTGGCGCCGCGTCACCGACTCCTACGCCGTCGAGGGCGAGGACGCCGACCGGATCCTGTGCGCCGAGGCGTGGGTGACGCCGGCCGAGGCGCTCGCGGCGTACGTCCGCCCCGACGAGCTGCACCAGGGCTTCAACTTCCCCTTCCTCGTCACCCCGTGGTCCGCCCCCCACCTGCGCGACTCCATCGGCGAGTCGCTGGCGGCGGTCGAGCCCCACGGCGCGGTGCAGACCTGGGTGCTGTCCAACCACGACGTCGTGCGCCACGCCTCGCGGCTGGGCTACCCCGTCGTGCCGGAGCCCGTGCGCATGGGCGGCATCGGTCCCGAGGACCCGCAGCCCGACGCCGAGCTCGGCCTGCGGCGCGCCCGCGCGGCCACCGCGATGATGCTCGCGCTGCCCGGCTCGGCCTACCTCTACCAGGGCGAGGAGCTGGGCCTGCCCGAGGCGACCGAGCTGCCCGACGACGTCCTGGAGGACCCGACCTGGGTGCGCTCGGGCCACACCGAGCGCGGCCGCGACGGCTGCCGGGTGCCGGTGCCGTGGGAGGGCGACGCCCCGTCCTGCGGCTTCGGTCCGACCGAGGCCTCCTGGCTCCCGCAGCCCGAGGTGTACGCCGACCTCGCCGTCGACCGGCAGACCGGCGTGCCGGGCTCCACGCTCGAGCTCTACCGCGAGCTGCTGCGGCTGCGCCGCGAGCACCACCTCGGCACCCGCACCCTCACCTGGGTCGACCTCGGTGACGACGTCGTCGCCTTCGACCTCCACGGCGACGGCGCGACGGTGCGGGTGGTGACCAACGTCGGCGGGTCCGACGTGCAGCTGCCGGCGGACGCCGAGGTGCTCGTGAGCAGCCTCGGGCTCGAGGGTGCGACGCTCCCGGCCGACTCCACCGCGTGGCTCCACCTGGGCTGA
- a CDS encoding enoyl-CoA hydratase-related protein, translated as MTPTSTGVDVRLEGAALWLTLQRPEQYNALTGEMVAALTAELRGAQAREEVRVVVLTGAGRAFCAGADLGGQDAHDNYDGGSVDGANALVRAVLELDTPVVCGLNGVAAGVGVPLALACDLVVATASASLTLAFTGIGLMPDGGASALVVAAVGRARAMRLALLSERVGAEEAHAAGLVSHVAADADHAGVLAELVARLAAGPPLAQAATKRAVNAAALDGLEAAFARERAGQAVLLRTADAAEGMRAFAERRPPVFRGE; from the coding sequence ATGACCCCCACGAGCACCGGCGTCGACGTACGGCTGGAGGGCGCGGCGCTGTGGCTGACGCTGCAGCGGCCCGAGCAGTACAACGCGCTCACCGGCGAGATGGTGGCGGCGCTGACCGCCGAGCTGCGGGGCGCCCAGGCCCGCGAGGAGGTGCGGGTCGTGGTGCTCACCGGCGCCGGCCGGGCCTTCTGCGCCGGGGCCGACCTGGGCGGGCAGGACGCCCATGACAACTACGACGGCGGCTCCGTCGACGGCGCCAACGCCCTGGTCCGGGCGGTGCTCGAGCTCGACACCCCGGTGGTGTGCGGGCTCAACGGCGTCGCGGCCGGTGTCGGCGTCCCCCTCGCGCTGGCCTGCGACCTGGTCGTCGCCACCGCGTCGGCCTCGCTCACCCTGGCCTTCACCGGCATCGGCCTGATGCCCGACGGCGGGGCCTCCGCCCTGGTCGTCGCCGCCGTCGGCCGGGCGCGGGCGATGCGGCTCGCGCTGCTCTCGGAGCGCGTGGGTGCGGAGGAGGCTCACGCCGCCGGGCTGGTCTCCCACGTCGCAGCCGACGCCGACCACGCGGGCGTGCTCGCCGAACTCGTGGCCCGCCTCGCCGCCGGTCCGCCGCTGGCGCAGGCCGCCACCAAGCGCGCCGTCAACGCCGCCGCCCTCGACGGCCTCGAGGCCGCCTTCGCCCGGGAGCGTGCGGGCCAGGCGGTGCTGCTGCGCACGGCCGACGCCGCCGAGGGCATGCGGGCCTTCGCCGAGCGCCGGCCCCCGGTGTTCCGCGGGGAGTAG
- a CDS encoding carbohydrate ABC transporter permease: MSTATISPAKKAGWAVADVLVLLYAFIPVVWIISLSLKGDDTLNDGNLLPRNPVGTAYSQIFSNQDFIRALVNSIGICLIATFIALVLGTMAAYAIARLDFPGKRTIVAMSLLVSMFPQIALVTPLFKIWTTLGLFDTWPGLILPYITFALPLGIYTLSAFFREIPWELEKAAKMDGATPYQAFRKVIAPLAMPGVFTTAILVFIACWNDFLFAISLTSTNNARTVPAAMSYFTGATTFEKPTAAIAAAAVIITIPIVIFVLFFQRRIVAGLTSGAVKG, translated from the coding sequence ATGAGCACCGCCACGATCAGCCCCGCGAAGAAGGCGGGCTGGGCCGTCGCCGACGTGCTGGTCCTGCTCTACGCCTTCATCCCCGTCGTCTGGATCATCTCGCTCTCCCTCAAGGGCGACGACACCCTCAACGACGGCAACCTGCTGCCGCGCAACCCGGTCGGCACGGCGTACTCCCAGATCTTCAGCAACCAGGACTTCATCCGCGCGCTGGTCAACTCGATCGGCATCTGCCTGATCGCGACCTTCATCGCGCTGGTGCTCGGCACCATGGCGGCGTACGCCATCGCCCGGCTGGACTTCCCCGGCAAGCGGACCATCGTGGCGATGTCGCTGCTGGTCTCGATGTTCCCGCAGATCGCGCTGGTGACGCCGCTGTTCAAGATCTGGACGACGCTGGGCCTGTTCGACACCTGGCCGGGGCTGATTCTGCCCTACATCACCTTCGCGCTGCCGCTGGGCATCTACACCCTCTCGGCGTTCTTCCGCGAGATCCCGTGGGAGCTGGAGAAGGCCGCCAAGATGGACGGCGCCACGCCGTACCAGGCCTTCCGCAAGGTGATCGCGCCGCTGGCCATGCCGGGCGTGTTCACCACCGCGATCCTGGTCTTCATCGCCTGCTGGAACGACTTCCTGTTCGCCATCTCGCTGACCTCGACCAACAACGCCCGCACCGTGCCGGCGGCGATGAGCTACTTCACCGGCGCCACCACCTTCGAGAAGCCGACGGCCGCCATCGCCGCGGCGGCGGTCATCATCACGATCCCGATCGTGATCTTCGTGCTGTTCTTCCAGCGGCGCATCGTCGCCGGTCTCACGTCCGGAGCGGTCAAGGGCTGA
- a CDS encoding ParB/RepB/Spo0J family partition protein, with translation MVRDTGSPRLDAENDFLRARRHQSLSKLAGWLRADADAAKESLSFSEVVAALGRRGERSLGVQLIPLEQIVGSVDKVRDFDRRFRPTSDRSRQRWEQISRKTREGHSFPPIDVYKLGNLYFVRDGHHRVSVARSLGATEIEALVTEIDTVVDTEGIGGRRDLDGKNWGLRFLKRVPLTGRRRAEITCSDPHDYHRLAEMVEAWAARLMHAEGAYFDKEEMARRWFDEEYSPVLEMIDSAGVRGPLETGADAYIRVAGERYRLIREHAWNNDVMDMIREQQQRARRRTTPGGAVRA, from the coding sequence ATGGTGAGAGACACCGGCTCCCCCCGCCTCGATGCCGAGAACGACTTCCTGCGTGCCCGTCGGCACCAGTCGCTGTCGAAGCTCGCGGGCTGGCTGCGCGCCGACGCGGACGCCGCCAAGGAGAGCCTGTCGTTCTCCGAGGTGGTCGCGGCCCTCGGCCGTCGCGGCGAGCGCTCCCTCGGCGTCCAGCTGATCCCACTGGAGCAGATCGTCGGCTCGGTCGACAAGGTCCGCGACTTCGACCGCCGCTTCCGCCCGACCTCCGACCGCAGCCGCCAGCGCTGGGAGCAGATCTCGCGCAAGACCCGCGAGGGCCACTCGTTCCCGCCGATCGACGTCTACAAGCTCGGCAACCTCTACTTCGTGCGCGACGGCCACCACCGCGTCTCGGTCGCCCGGTCGCTCGGCGCCACCGAGATCGAGGCGCTGGTCACCGAGATCGACACCGTGGTGGACACCGAGGGCATCGGCGGGCGCCGCGACCTCGACGGCAAGAACTGGGGCTTGCGGTTCCTCAAGCGGGTGCCGCTCACGGGTCGTCGCCGCGCCGAGATCACCTGCTCGGACCCCCACGACTACCACCGGCTCGCCGAGATGGTCGAGGCCTGGGCCGCGCGGCTGATGCACGCCGAGGGCGCCTACTTCGACAAGGAGGAGATGGCCCGGCGCTGGTTCGACGAGGAGTATTCCCCCGTGCTGGAGATGATCGACTCCGCGGGCGTCCGCGGCCCCCTCGAGACGGGTGCCGACGCCTACATCCGGGTCGCGGGCGAGCGCTACCGGTTGATCCGCGAGCACGCCTGGAACAACGACGTGATGGACATGATCCGCGAGCAGCAGCAGCGGGCGCGCCGACGCACGACGCCCGGCGGGGCCGTCCGGGCCTGA
- a CDS encoding metallophosphoesterase family protein has product MVHTLVIADEIASNLQERTLREIAPDLVLSAGDLPWDYLEWVVSTVNCPMVFVPGNHDPEVRSARESRSGLWTEGGMFSDGPRPLGVIHGDQQVVEVAGLRIAGLGGCVRYRPGPHQYTQRQFATRAARLARKARRGGPVDVLLTHAPPFGVGDEEDRPHVGIEALHPLIAKLEPTWHLHGHIHPFGMAKPDRVIGDTVIRNVIPWRVLDITPRTAAIVSKPA; this is encoded by the coding sequence ATGGTCCACACCCTGGTGATCGCCGACGAGATCGCGTCCAACCTGCAGGAACGCACCCTGCGGGAGATCGCGCCCGACCTCGTGCTGTCCGCCGGCGACCTGCCCTGGGACTACCTCGAGTGGGTGGTCTCCACCGTCAACTGCCCGATGGTCTTCGTGCCGGGCAACCACGACCCCGAGGTCCGCTCGGCCCGCGAGAGCCGCAGCGGCCTGTGGACCGAGGGCGGGATGTTCTCCGACGGTCCGCGTCCGCTCGGCGTCATCCACGGCGACCAGCAGGTCGTGGAGGTGGCCGGGCTGCGGATCGCCGGACTCGGCGGGTGCGTGCGCTACCGGCCCGGCCCCCACCAGTACACCCAGCGCCAGTTCGCCACCCGCGCGGCGCGGCTGGCCCGCAAGGCGCGGCGCGGCGGTCCGGTCGACGTGCTGCTCACCCACGCCCCGCCGTTCGGGGTCGGCGACGAGGAGGACCGCCCCCACGTCGGGATCGAGGCGCTGCACCCCCTCATCGCCAAGCTCGAGCCGACCTGGCACCTGCACGGCCACATCCACCCCTTCGGGATGGCCAAGCCCGACCGCGTGATCGGCGACACGGTGATCCGCAACGTGATCCCCTGGCGCGTGCTGGACATCACCCCCCGAACCGCTGCGATCGTCTCGAAGCCGGCCTGA
- a CDS encoding homogentisate 1,2-dioxygenase, giving the protein MAYYRSVGDVPRTRHTAFRDPEGRLRHEELMGEEGFSSDSSLLYHRGVPSAIVDSQVWELPDLTTTPNHPLKPRHLRLHDQPVGGDPVTGRRQVLGNADVRIQYVVSDAPSPWYRNAVGDECVYVEDGSGTLETVFGRLSYRTGDFVVVPRATTHRWVPSDVDGEVSRLYAIESTSHVAPPKRYLSRYGQLLEHAPYCERDLHGPTEPLLLEGEDVEVLVKHRGNGPGGLVGTRLTYATHPLDVVGWDGCLYPYTFNVEDFMPITGKVHQPPPVHQVFEAGGYVICAFCPRKVDYHPQSIPVPYYHSNVDSDEVMFYVGGDYEARKGSGIGLGSISLHPGGHAHGPQPSAIEASIGVDHFDELAVMVDTFRPLELGEAGAAVEDPAYAWTWAGRGPTA; this is encoded by the coding sequence GTGGCTTACTACCGAAGCGTCGGCGACGTCCCGCGCACCCGGCACACGGCGTTCCGCGATCCCGAGGGTCGGCTGCGGCACGAGGAGCTGATGGGGGAGGAGGGCTTCTCCAGCGACTCCTCGCTGCTCTACCACCGCGGCGTGCCGTCCGCGATCGTCGACAGCCAGGTCTGGGAGCTGCCCGACCTGACCACCACGCCCAACCACCCGCTCAAGCCGCGCCACCTCAGGCTCCACGACCAGCCGGTCGGCGGCGACCCGGTCACCGGTCGCCGGCAGGTGCTGGGCAACGCCGACGTGCGGATCCAGTACGTCGTGAGCGACGCGCCGTCGCCGTGGTACCGCAACGCCGTCGGCGACGAGTGCGTCTACGTCGAGGACGGCAGCGGCACCCTCGAGACGGTCTTCGGCCGGCTGTCCTACCGCACCGGCGACTTCGTCGTCGTCCCGCGCGCGACCACCCACCGGTGGGTGCCCTCCGACGTCGACGGCGAGGTCAGCCGGCTCTACGCCATCGAGTCGACCAGCCACGTCGCACCGCCGAAGCGCTACCTGTCGCGCTACGGCCAGCTGCTGGAGCACGCGCCCTACTGCGAGCGCGACCTGCACGGCCCCACCGAGCCGCTGCTCCTCGAGGGCGAGGACGTCGAGGTGCTGGTCAAGCACCGGGGCAACGGACCGGGCGGCCTGGTCGGCACCCGGCTGACCTACGCCACGCACCCGCTCGACGTGGTCGGGTGGGACGGCTGCCTCTACCCCTACACGTTCAACGTCGAGGACTTCATGCCGATCACCGGCAAGGTCCACCAGCCGCCGCCGGTGCACCAGGTCTTCGAGGCCGGCGGCTACGTGATCTGCGCGTTCTGCCCGCGCAAGGTCGACTACCACCCGCAGTCGATCCCGGTGCCCTACTACCACTCCAACGTCGACTCCGACGAGGTGATGTTCTACGTCGGCGGCGACTACGAGGCGCGCAAGGGCTCGGGCATCGGCCTCGGCTCGATCTCGCTGCACCCCGGCGGCCACGCCCACGGGCCGCAGCCCAGCGCGATCGAGGCCTCCATCGGGGTCGACCACTTCGACGAGCTCGCGGTCATGGTCGACACCTTCCGGCCGCTCGAGCTCGGCGAGGCGGGCGCGGCGGTCGAGGACCCGGCGTACGCCTGGACCTGGGCGGGGAGGGGGCCGACCGCCTGA
- a CDS encoding ABC transporter substrate-binding protein: MSRRSAPGPRLGRRRRRFVAVAVAGMVASGALTACGGSDGGVPTINLYGSASDAGFDKILASCNEAAQGRYRIVGNLIPSDADSQREQFVRRLAAQDDGMDVLGMDVTWTAEFAEAGWIRELTGEKAEAATDDVLQPPIDTATWKDKLYGIPRTTNVQLLWFRKSLVPDPPKTWQDVISQAEKLKTEDKPYVVGITAAQYEGYVVGFNTILSSLGGTLVNEDSTEVTVDDKTVEALKIIKQLATSGVASKSLSNSQEPELFAQMQNGEAAFIMNWPYVLSAMKAANPEVAQDLGVEELPEFASGEEPKATLGGMNYAISKYSKHPDLAYDAAMCLRNPDNLLQGALDAGNVPVIKSVFEEPEFKKAYPMAPEILAELETAVPRPVTPLYQNISTIVSSTLSPPSSIDPEKTAEELKSKIQDAIDGKGILP, encoded by the coding sequence ATGAGCAGACGCAGCGCACCTGGACCGCGACTCGGCCGCCGCCGCCGCCGGTTCGTCGCCGTGGCGGTGGCCGGGATGGTGGCCAGCGGGGCGCTGACCGCGTGCGGCGGGTCGGACGGCGGCGTGCCGACCATCAACCTCTACGGCAGCGCCTCCGACGCCGGCTTCGACAAGATCCTGGCCAGCTGCAACGAGGCGGCCCAGGGGCGTTACCGCATCGTCGGCAACCTCATCCCCAGCGACGCCGACAGCCAGCGCGAGCAGTTCGTGCGCCGCCTCGCCGCGCAGGACGACGGCATGGACGTCCTCGGCATGGACGTCACCTGGACCGCGGAGTTCGCCGAGGCCGGCTGGATCCGCGAGCTCACCGGCGAGAAGGCCGAGGCCGCGACCGACGACGTCCTGCAGCCGCCGATCGACACCGCGACCTGGAAGGACAAGCTCTACGGCATCCCGCGCACCACCAACGTGCAGCTGCTGTGGTTCCGCAAGTCGCTGGTGCCCGACCCGCCGAAGACCTGGCAGGACGTCATCTCCCAGGCCGAGAAGCTCAAGACCGAGGACAAGCCCTACGTCGTCGGCATCACCGCCGCGCAGTACGAGGGCTACGTCGTCGGGTTCAACACCATCCTGTCCTCGCTCGGCGGCACCCTGGTCAACGAGGACAGCACCGAGGTCACCGTCGACGACAAGACCGTCGAGGCCCTGAAGATCATCAAGCAGCTCGCGACCAGCGGGGTGGCCTCGAAGTCGCTGTCCAACAGCCAGGAGCCCGAGCTGTTCGCCCAGATGCAGAACGGCGAGGCGGCGTTCATCATGAACTGGCCCTACGTGCTGTCGGCGATGAAGGCCGCCAACCCCGAGGTGGCCCAGGACCTCGGCGTCGAGGAGCTGCCGGAGTTCGCCTCCGGGGAGGAGCCCAAGGCCACCCTCGGCGGCATGAACTACGCGATCAGCAAGTACTCCAAGCATCCCGACCTCGCCTACGACGCCGCCATGTGCCTGCGCAACCCCGACAACCTGCTGCAGGGCGCGCTCGACGCCGGCAACGTGCCGGTCATCAAGAGCGTCTTCGAGGAGCCGGAGTTCAAGAAGGCCTACCCGATGGCCCCCGAGATCCTCGCCGAGCTGGAGACGGCGGTGCCGCGCCCGGTGACGCCGCTCTACCAGAACATCTCGACCATCGTGTCGAGCACGCTCTCGCCCCCGAGCTCCATCGACCCGGAGAAGACGGCCGAGGAGCTCAAGAGCAAGATCCAGGACGCCATCGACGGCAAGGGGATCCTCCCGTGA